One window of Brachybacterium ginsengisoli genomic DNA carries:
- a CDS encoding pyridoxine/pyridoxamine 5'-phosphate oxidase, translating to MTDSTAKQLRALPALSGSAPSLDLRALPEDPVMLFLQWLAVAQDHQVAEPHSMTLSTVDADGAPDARVLVLKDVDERGWAFASTRSSIKGGQLAANPHAALTFWWQPLVRSVRVRGAVVEASREDSLADLRARSAAAQAAVDAEDWTLWRVRATRVEFWQGSPDRRHARIVYVADGRRWRVEG from the coding sequence ATGACGGACTCCACGGCGAAGCAGCTGCGGGCGCTGCCTGCCCTGTCAGGTTCCGCGCCCTCCCTGGATCTCCGTGCTCTGCCCGAGGATCCGGTGATGCTCTTCCTGCAGTGGCTGGCCGTCGCGCAGGATCACCAGGTGGCGGAACCGCACTCGATGACCCTGTCGACCGTCGACGCCGACGGGGCGCCCGACGCGCGAGTGCTCGTGCTCAAGGACGTCGACGAGCGGGGCTGGGCGTTCGCCAGCACCCGGAGCAGCATCAAGGGCGGCCAGCTCGCGGCGAACCCGCACGCGGCCCTCACCTTCTGGTGGCAGCCCCTGGTGCGTTCGGTCAGGGTCCGCGGGGCCGTGGTCGAGGCGTCGCGCGAGGACAGCCTCGCCGACCTCCGCGCCAGGAGCGCGGCGGCCCAGGCGGCGGTGGATGCCGAGGACTGGACGCTCTGGCGGGTCCGGGCCACCCGCGTCGAGTTCTGGCAGGGCTCACCGGACCGCCGCCACGCACGCATCGTCTACGTGGCCGATGGGCGGCGCTGGCGGGTCGAGGGCTGA
- the arr gene encoding NAD(+)--rifampin ADP-ribosyltransferase, with product MDASKESQRPLYFHGTRAELAVGDQITAGRPSNYRPEVTMNHVYFTARRDGGGLAAEIAVLLGPEGSEPHVYRVEPTGPFEDDPNVTDKKFPGNPTQSYRSTAPLTVLEEVTEWTRLEPAEVEMWRERLAAMQESRAEIIN from the coding sequence ATGGATGCCTCGAAGGAGTCGCAGCGCCCCCTGTACTTCCACGGCACGCGCGCGGAGCTCGCCGTCGGTGATCAGATCACCGCAGGCCGTCCCTCGAACTACCGGCCCGAGGTGACGATGAACCACGTCTACTTCACCGCGCGGCGCGACGGCGGGGGACTGGCCGCCGAGATCGCCGTGCTGCTCGGTCCCGAAGGATCCGAGCCCCACGTCTATCGCGTGGAGCCGACGGGACCGTTCGAGGACGATCCGAACGTCACCGACAAGAAGTTCCCCGGGAACCCCACGCAGTCCTACCGCAGCACGGCGCCGCTGACCGTGCTCGAGGAGGTCACTGAGTGGACGCGGCTGGAGCCTGCGGAGGTCGAGATGTGGCGCGAGCGGCTCGCAGCGATGCAGGAGTCCCGCGCGGAGATCATCAACTAG
- a CDS encoding YdeI/OmpD-associated family protein has product MNPDPGTSGGTAERPAIFFRDADEFRSWLERHHDTDTELWMELRLAHVTDRGLTWSDAVIEALCFGWIDSVSQRIDQDSRRQRWTPRTARSTWSAVNIAHVERLRAEGRMHPAGLAAFDRRSAERSGTYSHENEAADLTPELQAILDASPGTGAFLAEATAGYRKVVRHWIMTAKQQSTRERRARQLVACCEAGELIPLQRPGRTPAWLARAAEAAEQTS; this is encoded by the coding sequence ATGAACCCCGATCCCGGAACTTCCGGCGGCACGGCCGAGCGGCCGGCGATCTTCTTCCGCGACGCCGATGAGTTCCGCTCGTGGCTCGAGCGCCACCACGACACCGACACCGAGCTGTGGATGGAGCTCCGGCTCGCGCACGTCACCGATCGAGGCCTGACATGGTCGGACGCGGTGATCGAGGCGCTGTGCTTCGGATGGATCGACTCGGTCTCCCAGCGCATCGACCAGGACTCCCGCCGCCAGCGCTGGACGCCGCGCACCGCCCGCAGCACCTGGTCGGCCGTGAACATCGCGCACGTCGAGCGGCTTCGGGCGGAGGGACGCATGCACCCCGCCGGCCTCGCCGCGTTCGATCGCCGCTCGGCCGAACGATCGGGCACCTACTCCCATGAGAACGAGGCGGCGGACCTCACCCCGGAGCTGCAGGCGATCCTCGACGCGTCTCCCGGCACTGGGGCATTCCTCGCCGAGGCCACCGCGGGATACCGCAAGGTCGTGCGGCACTGGATCATGACCGCGAAGCAGCAGAGCACCCGGGAGCGCCGGGCCCGGCAGCTCGTCGCCTGCTGCGAGGCCGGCGAGCTGATCCCGCTTCAGCGTCCGGGCCGCACCCCGGCCTGGCTCGCCCGCGCGGCCGAGGCCGCGGAGCAGACCTCATGA